GTAGGTATCAATGGTTTTGGCCGCATTGGCCGTTTGGCTTTGCGTGCAGCGTTTGACTGGCCAGAGCTGGAATTTGTTCAGATCAATGATGTTGCCGGCGATGCTGCAACGCTCGCCCATCTGCTGGAATTCGATTCCGTTCAGGGCCGCTGGCACCATGAAGTGACTTCAGAAGGCAACCAGATCCTGATCCATGGTAAAGCCATCACCGCGACGCAGGAAAAAGACATCGACGCCGTCGACTGGTCGGGCTGCGATGTCGTCATTGAAGCCACCGGCAAACACCGAAAAACAGAGTTTCTGAACAAGTATCTGGCGCAGGGCGTTCAGCGTGTCGTCGTTTCAGCGCCTGTGAAAGAAGCCGGTATCGCCAATATTGTGGTTGGTGTGAATGATCATATCTTTGATCCGGCGCAGCATCGCATTGTAACTGCAGCTTCCTGCACCACCAACTGCATTGCACCCGTGGTAAAAGTCATCCATGAAAAACTGGGTATCGAGCAATCCGCTTTCACCACCATTCACGATCTGACCAACACACAGACAATTCTGGATGCGCCCCATAAAGATCTGCGCCGTGCTCGCGCCTGTGGCATGAGCCTGATCCCAACGACCACAGGTTCAGCTTCTGCCATCGTTGAAATTTTCCCGGAACTGAAAGGAAAAATTAACGGTCATGCTGTTCGTGTCCCACTAGCCAACGCTTCCCTGACGGACATCATTTTTGATGTGAAACGCGACACGACCGCCGAAGAAGTCAACGCTCTGCTCAAAGAAGCCGCTCAGGGCGAGCTTCAGGGCATTCTGGGTTTTGAAGACCGCCCACTGGTTTCGATTGATTACAAGGGCGATCAGCGTTCTACCATTGTCGATGCGCTGTCGACCATGGTCGTTGGCAAACGCATGGTGAAAATCTACGCCTGGTATGACAACGAAATGGGCTACGCCACCCGCACCGCCGAGCTGGTGCGTAAAGTCGGACAGGCATAAGGAGCACGACCATGATTCATCCAACCTGGACTTTACCCGTGAATGCCCAAAGTGCACTGGTGCTGACACCCTGCCCCGGCACCAAAGGCGTGCCACTGGCCGAAAGCCTCGCACAACTGAAAGCTCAGGGCGTGCGTGCTGTGGTCACCGCCATCAACGCACAGGAAATGGCAGAGAAAGATGTCGCTGAGCTGGGCCAGCTTGTGGAACAGGCCGGTATGCTGTGGGCACACACCCCGATCGAAGACGATGCAGCTCCCGGAGCAGACTTCGCGGCCCAATGGCAGGCGGCCAGCCCGCAGTTGCATACTATGATTGAAGAAGGCGGCAAGATTGCCCTGCATTGTATGGGCGGCTCAGGCCGGACCGGATTACTGGCAGCTCACCTGCTCTTAGAGCAAGGCTGGCCACTGGACCGAATCATTGCAGATGTTCAGGCGCTGCGTCCCGGCGCCTTTACCAAAGCCGTTCAGGTCGATTACATCCGTCAGGTTGCGTCACCCGCATAATCACAACATCGCCGTTTCCTGACACGCTCGGAAGCGGCGACTATTCAAGAGTGT
The Photobacterium sp. GJ3 DNA segment above includes these coding regions:
- a CDS encoding ArsJ-associated glyceraldehyde-3-phosphate dehydrogenase, with the protein product MTIKVGINGFGRIGRLALRAAFDWPELEFVQINDVAGDAATLAHLLEFDSVQGRWHHEVTSEGNQILIHGKAITATQEKDIDAVDWSGCDVVIEATGKHRKTEFLNKYLAQGVQRVVVSAPVKEAGIANIVVGVNDHIFDPAQHRIVTAASCTTNCIAPVVKVIHEKLGIEQSAFTTIHDLTNTQTILDAPHKDLRRARACGMSLIPTTTGSASAIVEIFPELKGKINGHAVRVPLANASLTDIIFDVKRDTTAEEVNALLKEAAQGELQGILGFEDRPLVSIDYKGDQRSTIVDALSTMVVGKRMVKIYAWYDNEMGYATRTAELVRKVGQA
- a CDS encoding cyclin-dependent kinase inhibitor 3 family protein, which codes for MIHPTWTLPVNAQSALVLTPCPGTKGVPLAESLAQLKAQGVRAVVTAINAQEMAEKDVAELGQLVEQAGMLWAHTPIEDDAAPGADFAAQWQAASPQLHTMIEEGGKIALHCMGGSGRTGLLAAHLLLEQGWPLDRIIADVQALRPGAFTKAVQVDYIRQVASPA